The following coding sequences lie in one Mucilaginibacter sp. KACC 22773 genomic window:
- the bshB1 gene encoding bacillithiol biosynthesis deacetylase BshB1 — MKLDILVLSVHPDDAELGCSGTILKHIAMGYKVGIVDLTRGELGTRGSAEIREQEAAAAAEILGLSVRDNLAIPDGFFENTREYQLQVIAAIRKYQPEILITNAYYDRHPDHGRANELVEASAFLSGLRKIETFENGEPQQAWRPNLVLHFIQDNYIKPDILIDVTAYWDKKVESIYAYGSQFYNPEWENEPQTYISTPEFINVVAARASEFGKSIGVKYAEGYTSRKILGVDNLFALK; from the coding sequence ATGAAATTAGATATTTTAGTTTTATCGGTACATCCCGATGATGCCGAACTTGGATGCTCAGGCACTATTTTAAAACACATTGCCATGGGCTATAAGGTGGGTATTGTTGACCTTACCCGCGGCGAATTAGGTACAAGGGGATCGGCTGAGATACGTGAGCAGGAAGCCGCCGCAGCCGCCGAAATATTAGGTCTGTCGGTAAGGGATAACCTGGCTATTCCTGATGGTTTTTTTGAAAATACGCGCGAATATCAATTACAGGTAATTGCGGCAATCCGCAAATATCAACCGGAAATTTTAATAACCAATGCCTACTATGACCGGCATCCAGATCATGGCCGCGCCAACGAACTGGTAGAGGCATCGGCATTTTTATCGGGCTTACGTAAAATAGAAACTTTTGAAAACGGAGAACCGCAGCAGGCGTGGCGGCCAAACCTGGTGTTGCACTTTATACAGGATAACTATATAAAACCGGATATTTTAATTGATGTCACCGCATATTGGGATAAAAAGGTAGAGAGTATTTATGCTTATGGTTCGCAGTTTTACAACCCCGAATGGGAAAATGAACCCCAAACCTACATATCAACCCCCGAATTTATAAATGTGGTTGCAGCCCGTGCCAGCGAATTTGGTAAAAGTATTGGTGTTAAATATGCAGAAGGCTATACCAGCAGGAAAATTTTAGGGGTAGATAATTTATTTGCTTTAAAATAA
- a CDS encoding DUF4294 domain-containing protein, with protein MILGKNDTIRVAVTDVDGELIPWVVCPPIRIVDTRIFANDADRDNYRRLRYNVMKVLPYARFAGQRYAKLQRDLALTGDKKKQKELIGNCETEIKTLFNKEIKNLTISQGEVLIKLIDRETGQTSYTMVKELKGGFKAFMFQSVASIFGHNLKETYDPDEQRDIEAILTQAGYNSTNY; from the coding sequence ATGATATTAGGCAAAAATGATACCATAAGGGTGGCCGTAACCGATGTTGACGGAGAACTGATACCATGGGTAGTTTGCCCGCCAATAAGAATTGTAGATACCCGCATATTTGCTAATGATGCCGATAGGGACAATTACCGCCGATTGCGTTATAACGTAATGAAAGTGTTGCCTTACGCACGTTTTGCAGGCCAGCGGTACGCAAAATTACAGCGGGATCTGGCGCTAACCGGCGATAAAAAGAAGCAGAAAGAATTAATAGGAAACTGCGAAACCGAAATTAAAACATTGTTCAATAAGGAAATTAAAAATCTGACAATTAGTCAGGGTGAAGTTCTGATTAAATTGATTGACCGCGAAACCGGGCAAACAAGCTACACCATGGTAAAAGAACTTAAAGGTGGTTTTAAGGCATTTATGTTTCAGTCTGTAGCCAGTATATTTGGCCACAACCTTAAAGAAACTTACGACCCAGACGAGCAGAGAGATATCGAGGCCATACTTACCCAGGCCGGATATAATTCCACTAACTACTGA
- a CDS encoding glutathione peroxidase gives MDNTSVYEFNVQKLNGDDISLSAYKNKVLLIVNTASQCGFTPQLKDLAELKDQFKDADFEILAFPSNDFGGQEPLEGAAIAAFCENAGANYPVFDKIRVRGPFAHPLYQFFADKKANGKLKSVPRWNFHKFLIDREGHVTDFYFPFTKPTSSKIRKKIERLLAAAR, from the coding sequence ATGGATAACACAAGCGTCTACGAGTTTAACGTTCAAAAGTTAAACGGTGATGATATTAGCCTGTCGGCTTATAAAAATAAAGTACTCTTAATTGTTAATACCGCCTCTCAATGCGGCTTTACACCGCAGCTTAAAGATCTGGCCGAACTGAAAGATCAGTTTAAGGATGCTGATTTCGAGATACTCGCTTTTCCATCGAATGATTTTGGAGGACAGGAGCCTTTGGAAGGCGCCGCTATTGCTGCTTTTTGCGAAAATGCTGGTGCCAACTACCCGGTATTTGATAAAATAAGGGTCCGCGGGCCTTTTGCACACCCGTTATACCAGTTTTTTGCTGATAAGAAAGCAAACGGTAAACTTAAGTCGGTGCCGAGGTGGAATTTTCATAAGTTTTTGATTGATAGGGAAGGACACGTTACCGACTTTTATTTTCCTTTTACCAAGCCAACATCTTCAAAAATCCGGAAAAAGATTGAACGCCTTTTGGCAGCCGCTCGTTAA